A part of Streptomyces sp. DSM 40750 genomic DNA contains:
- a CDS encoding MarR family winged helix-turn-helix transcriptional regulator, with protein MSSTFEGATPGFLVWRLSMKWRVAVDRAVAPLGLTHAQYSLVASLYGMHRAGRRPSQRQLADHTGLEALYVSKLARALETAGLLERTRDARDPRAVQLALTEQGRDVARRAIEVVQRLLQQLLEPLGGLDGARTREFTRDLTTLLDVPLTPSTEHEKEQS; from the coding sequence ATGAGTTCGACTTTCGAGGGCGCGACGCCCGGTTTCCTCGTCTGGCGTCTGTCCATGAAGTGGCGGGTCGCCGTCGACCGCGCGGTCGCGCCGCTGGGGCTGACCCATGCGCAGTACTCGCTGGTGGCGTCGCTGTACGGCATGCACCGGGCCGGACGGCGGCCGAGTCAGCGGCAACTCGCGGACCACACCGGCCTGGAGGCCCTCTACGTCTCGAAGCTGGCCCGCGCACTGGAGACCGCCGGGCTGCTCGAACGCACCCGGGACGCCCGCGACCCCCGTGCCGTGCAGCTGGCGCTCACCGAGCAGGGGCGCGATGTGGCCCGGCGCGCGATCGAGGTCGTCCAGAGGCTGCTGCAACAGCTGCTGGAGCCGCTCGGCGGCCTCGACGGCGCCCGCACCCGGGAGTTCACCCGCGATCTGACCACCCTGCTCGACGTACCGCTCACCCCCTCCACCGAGCATGAGAAGGAACAGTCATGA
- a CDS encoding tetratricopeptide repeat protein has translation MDTTYYDQGTPAERWERAGMFFDAKDYTAAARVLGPLVEEVPEQTGPRLLLARAYYHSAQLRRAEAELRVLVERDPVEHYARLMLGRTLQRQARHDEAESHLRIASALAGDFDRP, from the coding sequence GTGGACACGACGTACTACGACCAGGGAACCCCCGCCGAGCGCTGGGAGCGCGCGGGGATGTTCTTCGACGCCAAGGACTACACCGCCGCCGCGCGTGTTCTCGGCCCGCTGGTCGAGGAGGTGCCGGAGCAGACCGGCCCGCGGCTGCTGCTGGCCCGCGCCTATTACCACTCGGCCCAACTGCGCCGCGCCGAGGCGGAGTTGCGCGTCCTCGTGGAGCGGGACCCGGTGGAGCACTACGCCCGGCTGATGCTGGGCCGCACGCTCCAGCGGCAGGCCCGGCACGACGAGGCGGAGTCCCACCTGCGGATCGCCTCGGCGCTCGCGGGTGACTTCGATCGGCCGTGA
- a CDS encoding MarR family transcriptional regulator, which translates to MTTTAPTVNGRVIGLAHYAGRAVLESVLAGYGLTFQQSVTLRLVAVADEPVDRDRLVGQVVDSLKVEEADIRAVVEELVSATLLETDPAQPSRLGITDAGRELHTRSAAETAPISARIYAGIPTEDLAAAGRVLDLVVERANAELAARK; encoded by the coding sequence ATGACCACCACCGCCCCCACCGTCAACGGCCGCGTCATCGGCCTCGCCCACTACGCCGGCCGCGCGGTCCTGGAGAGCGTGCTGGCCGGCTACGGCTTGACGTTCCAGCAGTCGGTGACCCTCCGGCTCGTCGCGGTCGCCGACGAACCCGTCGACCGTGACCGGCTCGTGGGCCAGGTCGTCGACTCCCTCAAGGTGGAGGAAGCCGACATACGGGCCGTCGTCGAGGAGTTGGTCTCCGCGACGTTGCTGGAGACGGACCCGGCGCAGCCGTCGCGGCTCGGAATCACGGATGCCGGACGGGAGTTGCACACCAGGTCCGCCGCCGAGACCGCGCCCATCTCCGCCCGGATCTACGCCGGCATCCCCACCGAGGATCTGGCGGCCGCCGGCCGCGTACTGGACCTCGTCGTCGAGCGCGCCAACGCGGAGCTGGCCGCCAGGAAGTAG
- a CDS encoding AfsR/SARP family transcriptional regulator, producing the protein MASVNNVAPHRVRLALLGGFSLAVGDRTVTLPPASERLLAFVAVSCRGAVPRALVAGSLWPEAPERCAHANLRSTLARLGGVGRTALDITSSALRLDPRVSVDFHGARALATIVLDPRGAEPRRPGFGASAVLDLSADLLPGWYEDWVLQEAEAWRQLRTYALEKLAGDFLVARRHPEAVIAAHAAVRADPLRESSRLTLIRAHLAEGNASQARREYERYARRLRAETGVGPPDRLRRLMAGDG; encoded by the coding sequence GTGGCCAGCGTGAACAACGTCGCACCGCACCGGGTACGTCTCGCGCTCCTGGGCGGTTTCTCCCTGGCGGTCGGCGACAGGACGGTGACCCTGCCGCCGGCCTCGGAGCGTCTGCTGGCCTTCGTGGCGGTCTCCTGCAGGGGCGCCGTGCCCCGTGCTCTGGTCGCCGGCAGCCTCTGGCCCGAGGCACCCGAGCGCTGCGCCCACGCCAACCTCCGCTCCACCCTCGCCCGCCTGGGCGGTGTCGGACGTACGGCCCTCGACATCACTTCCTCCGCCTTACGGCTGGACCCGCGAGTGAGCGTCGACTTCCACGGCGCCCGCGCGCTGGCGACGATCGTCCTCGATCCCCGGGGCGCCGAACCCCGTCGGCCGGGGTTCGGCGCGAGCGCCGTGCTCGACCTCTCCGCGGATCTGCTGCCGGGCTGGTACGAGGACTGGGTGCTGCAGGAGGCCGAGGCCTGGCGGCAGTTGCGTACGTACGCCCTGGAGAAGCTGGCGGGCGACTTCCTCGTGGCACGGCGGCATCCGGAGGCCGTCATCGCCGCCCACGCTGCCGTACGGGCCGATCCCCTGCGCGAGAGCAGCCGTCTCACACTGATCCGGGCCCATCTGGCGGAGGGCAACGCGTCCCAGGCGCGTCGGGAGTACGAACGGTACGCGCGACGGCTCCGTGCGGAGACGGGGGTGGGCCCGCCGGACCGGTTACGGAGGCTGATGGCGGGGGACGGGTGA
- a CDS encoding PepSY-associated TM helix domain-containing protein, whose amino-acid sequence MTTAPSTETDEPQKPVVKPDATTRGWAPLRPLVLRLHFYAGVLVAPFLLVAALTGGLYAASFSLEELVYADRTTVAKVGDEKLPISEQVAAARKAHPEGAISAVRPSPEDDATTRVMLSGVEGIDETNTLAVFVDPYTAEVRGALEQYGSTGALPVRTWIDKFHANLQLGETGRLYSELAASWLWVISGGGLVLWFARRRARRKVRGTSGRRRTLGLHGTVGVWAAAGFFFLSATGLTWSTYAGANIEVLRTELHQATPAVSAAAGDHGGHDAGSADGGAAAEGDLGKILAAARAEGLGDPVEIVPPADASSTYVVRQVQRSWPTKQDAVAVDPATAEVTDTLRFADFPILAKLSRWGIDAHTGVLFGLANQLLLMALALSLVMLILWGYRMWWQRGRASSFGRPIPRGAWQQVPPHLLVPALAVIAVLGYFVPLLGIPLAVFLVVDVALGEIAYRRGRRSYGGRAEAESDA is encoded by the coding sequence ATGACCACCGCTCCCTCGACCGAGACGGACGAGCCCCAGAAACCCGTCGTCAAGCCCGACGCCACCACGAGGGGCTGGGCCCCGCTCAGGCCCCTCGTCCTGCGGCTGCACTTCTACGCGGGCGTCCTGGTCGCCCCGTTCCTGCTGGTCGCGGCCCTGACGGGCGGGCTGTACGCCGCCTCGTTCTCCCTCGAGGAGCTCGTCTACGCGGACCGGACGACCGTCGCGAAGGTGGGCGACGAGAAGCTGCCGATCTCCGAGCAGGTGGCCGCCGCCCGCAAGGCGCACCCCGAGGGCGCCATCTCCGCCGTACGCCCCTCGCCGGAGGACGACGCGACGACCCGCGTGATGCTGTCGGGCGTCGAGGGCATCGACGAGACCAACACGCTCGCGGTGTTCGTCGACCCCTACACGGCGGAGGTGCGCGGCGCGCTGGAGCAGTACGGCTCGACGGGCGCGCTGCCGGTGCGGACCTGGATCGACAAGTTCCACGCCAACCTCCAACTCGGCGAGACCGGCCGCCTCTACAGCGAACTCGCCGCCAGCTGGCTGTGGGTCATCTCGGGCGGCGGCCTCGTGCTCTGGTTCGCCCGCCGCCGCGCCCGGCGCAAGGTGCGCGGCACCAGTGGCCGCCGCCGCACCCTGGGCCTGCACGGCACGGTCGGCGTCTGGGCCGCGGCCGGCTTCTTCTTCCTCTCGGCGACGGGTCTGACCTGGTCGACGTACGCGGGCGCCAACATCGAGGTCCTGCGCACCGAACTCCACCAGGCGACCCCGGCCGTCTCGGCCGCGGCGGGCGACCACGGGGGCCATGACGCCGGCTCGGCGGACGGCGGGGCCGCCGCGGAGGGCGACCTGGGCAAGATCCTCGCCGCCGCGCGCGCCGAGGGCCTCGGTGACCCCGTGGAGATCGTGCCGCCCGCCGACGCGTCCTCCACGTACGTCGTACGGCAGGTCCAGCGCAGCTGGCCCACCAAGCAGGACGCGGTGGCCGTGGACCCGGCGACCGCGGAGGTCACCGACACGCTCCGCTTCGCCGACTTCCCGATCCTCGCCAAGCTGTCCCGCTGGGGCATCGACGCCCACACCGGCGTCCTGTTCGGCCTGGCCAACCAGCTGCTCCTGATGGCCCTCGCGCTCTCCCTGGTCATGCTGATCCTCTGGGGCTACCGCATGTGGTGGCAGCGCGGCCGCGCCTCGTCCTTCGGCCGTCCGATCCCGCGCGGCGCCTGGCAACAGGTGCCGCCGCACCTCCTGGTCCCCGCCCTCGCCGTCATCGCCGTCCTCGGCTACTTCGTTCCGCTTCTCGGCATCCCCCTCGCCGTCTTCCTCGTGGTGGACGTCGCCCTGGGCGAGATCGCGTACCGGCGCGGCCGACGGTCGTACGGCGGCCGGGCGGAGGCCGAGTCGGACGCGTAG
- a CDS encoding peptide deformylase: protein MASERDRIESRPLSDRVEELLAHEGPLPIVAAGDPVLRRTAEPFDGQLDPGLLARFVAALRATMHAAPGVGLAAPQVGVSLRIAVIEDPAPVPEEVRLARGRVPQPFRVLVNPAYEAVGSFRDAFFEGCLSVPGWQAVVARHAKVRLRALDEHGRAVDEEFQGWPARIVQHETDHLDGTLYLDHAELRSLSSNQAMADRWNDPTPANAARELGFLLPD from the coding sequence ATGGCTTCCGAACGTGATCGCATCGAGTCCCGCCCCCTGAGCGACCGGGTCGAGGAACTCCTCGCCCACGAGGGCCCGCTGCCGATCGTCGCCGCGGGCGATCCGGTGCTGCGCCGCACCGCAGAGCCCTTCGACGGCCAGTTGGACCCGGGCCTGCTGGCCCGCTTCGTCGCCGCCCTGCGCGCCACCATGCACGCGGCACCCGGCGTCGGCCTCGCCGCACCCCAGGTCGGGGTGTCCCTGCGCATCGCGGTGATCGAGGACCCGGCGCCGGTCCCGGAGGAGGTACGGCTGGCCCGGGGCCGGGTCCCCCAGCCGTTCCGCGTCCTGGTCAACCCGGCGTACGAGGCCGTCGGCTCCTTCCGTGACGCGTTCTTCGAGGGCTGTCTGAGCGTGCCGGGCTGGCAGGCCGTGGTGGCCCGGCACGCCAAGGTGCGGCTACGGGCGCTCGACGAGCACGGGCGGGCGGTGGACGAGGAGTTCCAGGGGTGGCCCGCCCGAATCGTCCAGCACGAGACGGACCACCTCGACGGAACGCTCTACCTCGACCACGCCGAGCTGCGCTCCCTCTCCTCGAACCAGGCGATGGCCGACCGCTGGAACGACCCCACGCCGGCCAACGCCGCCCGGGAACTGGGCTTCCTCCTGCCCGACTGA
- a CDS encoding pirin family protein, which yields MSNLDRQPVPSACGGRGFVVAEPVRELLSPRRVQLGESTEVRRLLPNLGRRMVGAWAFVDHYGPDDIADEPGMQVPPHPHMGLQTVSWLHEGEVLHRDSTGSLQTIRPRELGLMTSGRAISHSEESPKPHARFLHGAQLWVALPDSHRHTDPRFEHHAELPVITAAGLSATLILGSLDGATSPGTTFTPIVGADLTLTRGADLRLPLEPDFEYAVLSMSGEAHVDGVPVLPGSMLYLGCGRTELPLRADSDASLMLLGGEPFEEELIMFWNWIGRSQEEIVQARRDWVEGSRFGEVKGYDGDPLPAPELPPTPLKPRGRAR from the coding sequence ATGAGCAATCTTGACCGTCAGCCGGTGCCGAGTGCGTGCGGCGGCCGGGGATTCGTCGTCGCCGAACCCGTCCGGGAACTGCTGAGCCCTCGCCGGGTGCAGCTCGGCGAGTCCACCGAGGTCCGGCGCCTGCTGCCCAACCTGGGCCGCCGCATGGTGGGGGCGTGGGCCTTTGTCGATCACTACGGCCCCGACGACATCGCCGACGAGCCCGGCATGCAGGTCCCGCCGCACCCGCACATGGGCCTGCAGACCGTCAGCTGGCTGCACGAGGGCGAGGTCCTGCACCGCGACTCCACGGGGAGCCTCCAGACGATCCGTCCCCGCGAGCTGGGCCTGATGACCTCCGGCCGGGCCATCAGCCACTCCGAGGAGAGCCCGAAGCCGCACGCCCGCTTCCTGCACGGCGCGCAGCTGTGGGTGGCCCTGCCGGACAGTCACCGGCACACCGACCCGCGCTTCGAGCACCACGCCGAACTGCCTGTCATCACGGCGGCCGGCCTGAGCGCCACGCTGATCCTCGGCTCCCTGGACGGCGCGACCTCGCCCGGCACGACCTTCACGCCGATCGTCGGCGCCGACCTCACCCTGACGCGCGGCGCCGACCTGCGCCTCCCCCTCGAACCCGACTTCGAGTACGCCGTCCTCTCCATGTCCGGCGAGGCCCACGTCGACGGCGTCCCCGTCCTCCCCGGCTCCATGCTCTACCTCGGCTGCGGCCGCACCGAACTCCCCCTCCGCGCCGACTCGGACGCCTCCCTCATGCTCCTCGGCGGCGAACCCTTCGAGGAGGAGCTGATCATGTTCTGGAACTGGATCGGGCGATCTCAGGAAGAGATCGTACAGGCGCGTCGGGACTGGGTGGAAGGGTCGCGGTTCGGGGAGGTGAAGGGGTACGACGGGGATCCGCTGCCGGCCCCCGAGCTGCCGCCGACGCCTCTGAAGCCACGAGGAAGGGCTCGCTGA
- a CDS encoding LacI family DNA-binding transcriptional regulator, producing MVQIPKEPAPPSPLQRSVPTSADVARLAGVSRATVSYVLNNTSAVRISEPTRRRVHEAAKELGYVPHAAARSLRAGHSRLVLMPTPNVPIGPLYSQFINEIQWALSRLDYTVVQHGGIGLRGDDAARAWAELRPVAVIVPGVGLGPQGVAVLKRSGAKAVLTLTPEPVEGAHALILDHAGVGYSAGRHLVERGRRRIGVVVPEELGLAVFSQPRLAGVRRAVQGTEATVTELPLAYDETAAARLARDWRSLGLDAVFAYNDEYAMLVMRALQDEGIDVPGETAVVGADDLMLGRLLRPRLSTVHLELPSGRDLAELVDRAVRDPGTVPTTHDVLAARIVHRESS from the coding sequence ATGGTGCAGATACCGAAAGAGCCCGCCCCGCCCTCGCCCCTGCAGCGATCCGTGCCCACGAGCGCCGATGTGGCACGACTCGCGGGTGTCTCCCGCGCGACGGTCAGCTATGTCCTCAACAACACCAGCGCCGTCCGCATCAGCGAGCCCACCCGCCGCCGGGTCCATGAGGCCGCCAAGGAACTCGGCTACGTGCCGCACGCGGCGGCCCGCAGCCTGCGCGCCGGACACAGCCGCCTGGTACTGATGCCCACCCCGAACGTGCCCATCGGCCCGCTCTACAGCCAGTTCATCAACGAAATCCAGTGGGCCCTCAGCCGTCTCGACTACACGGTGGTGCAGCACGGCGGCATCGGCCTGCGCGGCGACGACGCCGCCCGCGCCTGGGCCGAGCTGCGCCCGGTCGCGGTGATCGTGCCCGGCGTCGGTCTCGGCCCGCAGGGCGTGGCCGTCCTCAAGCGCTCCGGAGCCAAGGCCGTCCTCACCCTCACCCCGGAGCCCGTCGAGGGTGCCCACGCGCTGATCCTGGACCACGCGGGCGTCGGCTACAGCGCCGGCCGCCACCTGGTCGAGCGCGGCCGGCGCCGGATCGGCGTCGTCGTGCCCGAGGAGCTCGGTCTCGCGGTCTTCTCCCAGCCCCGGCTCGCCGGCGTACGACGCGCGGTGCAGGGCACCGAGGCGACGGTCACCGAACTGCCGCTCGCGTACGACGAGACGGCCGCGGCCCGGCTCGCGCGCGACTGGCGCTCGCTCGGCCTGGACGCCGTGTTCGCGTACAACGACGAATACGCGATGCTGGTGATGCGGGCCCTTCAGGACGAAGGCATCGACGTCCCCGGGGAGACGGCCGTGGTCGGTGCCGACGACCTGATGCTGGGCCGGCTGCTGCGCCCCCGCCTCAGCACCGTCCACCTGGAACTGCCGTCCGGACGTGACCTCGCGGAACTGGTCGACCGCGCGGTGCGCGACCCCGGCACGGTCCCCACGACCCACGACGTACTGGCCGCGCGGATCGTCCACCGCGAATCGAGCTGA
- the trxA gene encoding thioredoxin encodes MSSTVELTKENFDQTVTDNEFVLIDFWASWCGPCRQFAPVYEKAAEENPDLVFGKVDTEAQPELASAFGIQSIPTLMIVRDQVAVFAQPGALPEAALTDVIGQARKLDMEEVRKAVAEQQAQVEQSGQ; translated from the coding sequence ATGAGCAGCACCGTGGAGCTCACCAAGGAGAACTTCGACCAGACGGTCACCGACAACGAGTTCGTCCTGATCGACTTCTGGGCGTCCTGGTGCGGGCCGTGCCGGCAGTTCGCCCCGGTCTACGAGAAGGCCGCCGAGGAGAACCCGGATCTGGTGTTCGGCAAGGTCGACACCGAGGCGCAGCCGGAACTGGCCTCGGCCTTCGGTATCCAGTCGATCCCGACGCTGATGATCGTCCGGGACCAGGTCGCCGTGTTCGCGCAGCCGGGCGCGCTGCCCGAGGCCGCGCTGACCGATGTCATCGGGCAGGCCCGCAAGCTGGACATGGAGGAGGTCCGCAAGGCGGTCGCCGAGCAGCAGGCGCAGGTCGAGCAGAGCGGTCAGTGA
- a CDS encoding dihydrolipoyl dehydrogenase family protein, which translates to MTDTENTEDAGEAATAEYDVVVLGAGPVGENVADRTRAAGLSTAVVESELVGGECSYWACMPSKALLRPALARADARRVPGLRHLAEGPLDAAEVLAHRDYETAHWKDDGQIGWLESIGATLYRGHGRLAGPRRVVVDGPDGERHVLAARHAVVVSTGSRALLPDLPGLAQVRPWTSREATSAQAVPGRLMVVGGGVVAVEMATAWRALGSEVTVLVRGKGLLPRMEPFAGELVAEALTEAGADVRTGTSVTAVSRENGTVVALTDTGDRLEADEILFATGRAPRTDDIGLDTVGLEPGSWLPVDDSLRVTGSEWLYAVGDANHRALLTHQGKYQARIAGAAIAARAAGVPLLESDPWGAHAATADHAAVPQVVFTDPEAAAVGLSLAEAEQAGHHVRAVDVELSSVAGAGLYADGYRGRARMIVDLDREILRGVTFVGPAVGELIHSATIAVVGEVPIDRLWHAVPSYPTISEVWLRLLEAYRG; encoded by the coding sequence ATGACGGATACGGAAAACACCGAAGACGCAGGCGAAGCGGCGACCGCCGAGTACGACGTCGTGGTGCTCGGGGCCGGACCCGTGGGGGAGAACGTCGCCGACCGCACCCGCGCCGCGGGTCTGTCCACCGCGGTCGTGGAGAGCGAACTGGTCGGCGGCGAGTGCTCGTACTGGGCGTGCATGCCCAGCAAGGCCCTGCTGCGCCCCGCGCTCGCCCGCGCCGACGCCCGCCGCGTACCCGGCCTGCGCCACCTGGCCGAGGGCCCGCTGGACGCCGCCGAGGTTCTCGCCCACCGCGACTACGAGACCGCCCACTGGAAGGACGACGGCCAGATCGGCTGGCTGGAGAGCATCGGGGCGACCCTGTACCGCGGCCACGGGCGGCTGGCCGGGCCCCGCCGGGTGGTCGTGGACGGCCCCGACGGCGAGCGCCACGTCCTCGCCGCCCGGCACGCGGTGGTGGTCTCCACCGGCAGCCGGGCCCTCCTCCCCGACCTGCCGGGGCTCGCCCAGGTCAGGCCCTGGACCAGCCGCGAGGCGACCAGCGCGCAGGCGGTCCCCGGCCGGCTGATGGTCGTGGGCGGCGGTGTCGTCGCCGTGGAGATGGCCACCGCCTGGCGGGCCCTCGGCTCCGAGGTCACCGTCCTCGTCCGCGGCAAGGGCCTGCTGCCCCGCATGGAGCCCTTCGCGGGCGAACTGGTCGCCGAGGCGCTCACGGAGGCGGGCGCGGACGTCCGCACCGGCACGTCGGTGACGGCGGTGTCCCGCGAGAACGGGACCGTGGTGGCCCTCACCGACACCGGCGACCGCCTGGAAGCCGACGAGATCCTCTTCGCCACCGGCCGCGCCCCGCGCACCGACGACATCGGCCTCGACACGGTCGGCCTGGAACCCGGCTCGTGGCTGCCCGTCGACGACAGCCTCCGGGTGACGGGCAGCGAATGGCTCTACGCGGTCGGCGACGCCAACCACCGGGCGCTGCTGACCCACCAGGGCAAGTACCAGGCCCGGATCGCGGGCGCCGCCATCGCCGCCCGCGCGGCCGGTGTCCCGCTCCTGGAGAGCGACCCCTGGGGCGCCCACGCGGCCACCGCCGACCACGCCGCCGTCCCGCAGGTCGTCTTCACCGACCCCGAGGCCGCCGCCGTCGGCCTCTCCCTCGCCGAGGCGGAACAGGCCGGCCACCACGTCCGCGCGGTCGACGTCGAGTTGTCGTCCGTCGCGGGCGCGGGCCTGTACGCCGACGGCTACCGGGGCCGCGCCCGCATGATCGTCGACCTCGACCGCGAGATCCTCCGCGGCGTCACCTTCGTCGGCCCCGCCGTCGGCGAACTCATCCACTCCGCGACGATCGCCGTCGTCGGCGAGGTCCCGATCGACCGCCTCTGGCACGCGGTGCCCTCGTACCCGACGATCAGCGAGGTGTGGCTGCGGCTGCTGGAGGCGTACCGGGGCTGA